One genomic segment of Anguilla anguilla isolate fAngAng1 chromosome 2, fAngAng1.pri, whole genome shotgun sequence includes these proteins:
- the LOC118220272 gene encoding phosphatidylinositol transfer protein beta isoform-like yields MVLIKEYQVVLPCSVEEYQVGQLFSVAEASKNNTGGGEGIEVLRNEPYEKEGEKGQYTHKIYHIHSKVPSFIQMFAPEGALVFHEKAWNAYPYCRTIVTNEYMKDDFFIKIETWHKPDLGTSDNPHGLPPEEWEETEVVPIDIADRSQVDDADYKVEEDPAVFHSEKTGRGPLGPGWKKKLHNSKCPYMTAYKLVTVHFRWWGLQGRVEKFIHKQEKRLFTNFHRQLFCWLDSWVDLSMDDIRRMEEETQRELDKMRNEGSVRGMKAGED; encoded by the exons ATGGTACTTATTAAGGAATA CCAAGTGGTGTTGCCATGTTCTGTAGAAGAG TACCAGGTCGGCCAGTTGTTTTCTGTGGCTGAGGCCAGTAAGAACAATactggaggtggagaggggatCGAGGTGCTCCGAAATGAGCCGTACGAGAAGGAAGGGGAGAAGGGCCAGTACACCCACAAAATCTACCACATACACAG TAAAGTCCCCAGTTTTATCCAGATGTTTGCCCCAGAAGGTGCCTTGGTTTTCCACGAGAAGGCTTGGAATGCCTATCCTTACTGTCGCACAA TTGTGAcg aatgAATACATGAAGGATGACTTTTTCATTAAGATTGAAACCTGGCACAAACCTGACTTGGGAACCTCTGACAAT CCACATGGTTTGCCCCCAGAAGAGTGGGAGGAGACGGAGGTCGTGCCAATAGACATTGCAGACCGGTCTCAAGTCGATGATGCT GACTACAAGGTAGAGGAAGATCCTGCAGTGTTCCACTCTGAGAAAACGGGTAGAGGACCACTGGGACCCGGCTGGAAG AAGAAGCTCCATAACAGTAAATGCCCCTACATGACAGCCTATAAACTGGTCACTGTTCATTTCCGCTGGTGGGGTCTGCAGGGGAGAGTGGAAAAGTTCATTCACAAG CAGGAGAAGAGGCTATTCACGAACTTCCACAGGCAGCTGTTTTGTTGGCTGGACAGCTGGGTTGATCTGTCCATGGATGACATTCGGAGAATGGAAgaagagacacagagggagcTGGACAAG